The genomic window GTATGCGATGGCGACGTTCGATCACAGCCGGCCCGAAATCGGCGCCATCGCGATCGGAATCGCACAGCGCGCGCTCGACGAATGCCTCAAATACTCGAAACAGCGCAGCGCATTCGGCCAGCCGATTTCGAACTTCCAGGCGATCCAGTTCATGATGGCCGACATGGCGATCGAGATCGAAGCGATGCGGCTGCTCACCTACAAAGCGGCGTGGCTGGTCGATCAGGGCCAGAGCCCCAACGCGATCTCGAGCTACGCCAAGGCCTTCAGCGCCGACGCGTGCATGAGGATCACTATCGATGCGGTGCAGATTTTCGGCGGCTACGGATACATGAAGGAGTATCCCGTCGAGAAGCTGATGCGCGACGCAAAGCTGCTGCAGATTTACGAAGGCACCTCGCAGATTCAGCGGGTCGTGATCGCGCGCAATCTGCTGAAGGAATAGTGGCACAGGCTTTAGCCTGTGGAGAGGCGGCCTACTGCTTTTGCACCGGATGCGGCATCGGCGGATCCTCGGTCTCCGGTTCCTTGCCGGTAACCGCGCCGACGTAATCGCCCTTGTGGTAGATATCGACCTGGCCCGTCGTCGGATCCGGGAAAATGTTCCATTCGTCGGGCGGCGGCGGCTCGCTCGGCGGCATATAGACGATCGGCGCCGGCTCGGGTGCGGGCGGTGGCGGCGTCGCGCATGACGCCAACGTCATCGCCGCGGTGAGCGCCGACAATCTCGCCAACAGCTTGATACAATCCATCAGGAAACGGCGCAGAAGCGAACAGATGCCCCGATCGCCATTTTCGCGCCGCTGATGCTGAATCGCAAGAGACGCTCTCGATCACCGCGTGAGCGGCCGACCTCACGCGAATCGATTGCGGCGTCCTGATGCGCGAATCGTGGCGCTAAACGCGCGGCGAGTTGCACACCGCCCACGCCGCATCGGCCAGCGCCGGTACGCGCTCGGTCAGGCCCGCGAACAGCGGATCGTCGGTCTGACCGCGCACAAAACGCGAGTAGCTGCCCTCCATGATGATCGCGAGCTTGAACAGCGCGAACGCCTGGTAGAAAACGAAATCGCGCATCGCGCGTCCCGTCCTCTGCTCGTATAGATCGATCATCTCGCGCCGCGACAGATAACCTTCTTCGGCGGCGGTGCTCGCGATGATTCCGCCCGACGTGTCGGTTGGATCCGGCCAGTAGGAGAGCATCCAGCCGAAGTCCGCCAGCGGATCGCCGATGGTGGACATCTCCCAGTCGAACACCGCGATCACTTTGCGCGTCGCAGGATTCCACATCACGTTGTCGAGCTTGAAATCGCCGTGCACGATCGTCGGCGTGGGCGACGCGGGAATGTGCGCGCGCAGCCATTCCTTGACCTGATCCATCACCGGCAGCGGACGCGTGTACGGAAGCGTGCGTTCGAGTTGATCGACCCATCGCTGGAGCTGGCGCTCGAGGTAGCCGTCGGGACGGCCAAAGCCTTCGAGGCCCACCGCGCGCCAATCGACATCTTGCAAATCGGCGAGCAGATCGACCATGACGCGGCTCACGACGCGGCGAATCTCGGGCGTCGAGGCAAAGTTCTTGCCATCGGCGCGAATCACCTCGCCCTTGACGTACTCCATCAGGTAAAAAGGCGCGCCAATGTAGGACGGATCGTCGCACGCGGCATAGATGCGCGGCACCGGCACCGGCGTGTTCTGCAACGCTTCGAGCACGCGCGCCTCGCGCATCACGTCATGCGCAGTCGGCAGCAGCGGGCCTCGCGGCGGCCGCCTTAGCGCCCACGAATGCCTATCGAAGTGAATCAGATGGACCTCGTTCGAGTGGCCGAACGAGATGTTTTCGGATCGGAGTGCGCTGATATCGCCGAGTTTGCGTTCGGTGATAAAACGTCCGAGTCCAGCGAGATCGACTGTTGCCGAAGGTCCGGTCTTTTCCTGCGCTGATGTACTCATCGAGCCGTACTGTTTTCGCAATTACGGCGCGAGGTCAAGCGTCAGTCACACCGCTGACGCTAGCGGTAGCGGCGAATGTGCCCGAGCCGCCACATCTTCCACGAATAGTAGAGCGGCCCGGACATCCCGAACAGCAACATCCCGATGAGTGCGACCGCGATTGCCGAGGCCGCGCGATTGCCGCGCGTGCCGCGCAACACGCCGTCGTTCGCGACGCTCGGATCGAGTCCGGAATCGGCAAGGATCGCGAGCGCCTGGCGTGAAATCCAGAGCGCGGCGTCCCATACCGGCTCGACGGCGCCCGCCGCAATATCGAGCGAAGCATTCATCGCTCGCGCGATCGCTCCCGGATAGATCAGCGCCGACTGGTTCGGCTGCTCTGCGTGGCGATCCGGCCGCACTGCCCCGGCCTTCCCGGCCGCAGTGACCGAATACACGTGCTGGCGATGACCGGTTCCTGGCGCTGCGCCAACCGGGATCGAAGACCCTGCGATCAGGATCGCGATACTGATCAATCCCGCCGCGACGAATTGCGAGACGGCGTCGGAATCATGTTCTCTGGCCGGTTCGAAATGATGGCTTGAAAAAGGAGACGGTACCTTCATCGCGATTCCCCCGACTTTGCTGATTGTTCATATCTACTCATAGTAGGATTTTGTGTCAATCCCGGCAGAAGGCGAAGGAGGCATCGTGTGGGCACATCAGGGCTGTCGCTCAATTGATTCGGCTATCTGACTGGGTTTTCACTCGGTTGGTCTGTTTCAACGGATTGCTACCCCTGCTTCTCGGCCCTGCGCTTACTCTTTACTTGACCGGCGCATAGAGCTAATTGGAAAAAGAACGAACCACGCGGACCGCCGCGAATCCAGCCAGCCGAGGCGCTCAGGCAACTCGAGCGGTTGGATCAGATGCTGAACAGCCATGCCCCTTAGTTGTCTACGCGACGGCAATCTTCTGGCGTCATTTCTATTGAGTGATGACGAATGGTCGACCGTCAGGACCAACTACCGGAGCATGAGTCTTTCGATGCGCTGCTGCTCCAGCCCAGCGATCCCCAAGCTGAGCAGTTTAGGCACACGCTTCTTTGCTCACAAAAGCAGCGGGGCCTGCCAGACCGCTGACGAATCTCCTGAACACCTTAGGGCGAAGTTCATCGTTGCAGAGACCGCAAGAGCGGCAGGATGGCACGCTTCCACCGAAGAGCCTGGGAGCGATCCGGATGGCAACCCGTGGATCGCGGACGTCCTCTGCACGCGGGACAAAGCCAAAGTGGCTTTCGAGATTCAGCTTGCCGAACAATCGCTCGACGAATATCAGACGCGCCAGAGGCGATATCAGCGATCCGGTATCCGTTGTCTCTGGCTAACAAAGTTACGAACGAACGGCTCGTCTATCGAGTCGGTTCCGCCGTCCAAGGACTTCCCGCTCGTTTTGCTTGACGTAAAAGAGCCGGCAAACATGACGGTGCGGATTGAAAGAAGCGAAGCCACGATTCCGCTGGCTGACTTCGTGAAAGGCGCGCTCACCGGAGAGTTTTTCTGGGCCGAGGCGCATTCGGGCAGGGTTGATGTGGAACTTCAGGTCGCCTCGATCTCATGCTGGAAATGCCACTCTCCCATCAGAGCTATTCGAGGATACGTCATCAACAATAAACTCGTCACGCTGGTGCAAATTTCGGACACCAATGCGATAGCTCTATTCGCTGAAAATCTACGCAGTCAAGATCCCCGCGTAACACCCGTATCGAAGCGCTACAGCAAAACGTCGGGTGGCCGATACTTTGCCGCTTCGTGCCCTTTTTGTCAGGCTTTAATCGGCGACTGGTTTATGACTGCAGACTTCTTCACCGAGACAGTAGATTGCAACTATTCCAACTGCAGCTGCCCGGAGGCTGGCGTCTTCGGCTTCTATCTGGGCTGCCACGTTTTTGAATACCATCCGATCACACTCAGCGTCGCACGGCGGGATCTCGCCTATCTCCCAGCAGCAACATGGAAGTGGAGACCCTTTACGCGCGGCGCCACCGTTCGGATGCACTCGAAAATCGGCCAAGAATTAAAGTCGCAATTCGACTTGCCCAATGCCTGATAACCGCGCGCCGCGATCGGTATTTTCGAGACCCCGCCGGCCTTTGAATTCCACTCGCCCGCGAATCCGGCTTGCGACTGCATTCGCCGGAGCTATACAAAAGACCTCGTGGATGCGGCGCAGAAGTTCCCGGTTGAGATCGCGGTCCGCAACCCCGCGGCAATCGTTCGGCTGCTGAGGCCGCATCAGTGGATCAAGAACGGGCTGGTGCTGGCGGCGCTGGTCTTCAGCCAGCGTTTGTTCGTGCTCGGAGACGCATTGCTCGCAGCGCTCGCGTTCGTCGCGTTCTGCGCGCTCTCGAGCACCGGCTATGTCCTGAACGACATCGCCGACCGCGAGGCCGACCGCCTGAATCCCGAAAAATGCGATCGTCCGCTCGCTCGCGGCGATCTCTCGGTCGCGACCGCGCGCAGGATCGCGCTCGGCCTCGGCACTGTCGCGCTGATCCTCAGTATTCTGCTTGGGCCGCATTTCCTCGCGATCGCCGTCGCCTACATCGCCTTGCAGTTCGCGTATTCACTGTGGGCGAAGGGCCAGGTGGTGATCGACGTGATCGTTGTCGCCATCGGCTTCGTGATGCGCGCGTTCGCCGGCGGCGCCGCGATCGATGTCACCGTGTCGCCATGGCTCGCGTTCATCAC from Candidatus Binatus sp. includes these protein-coding regions:
- a CDS encoding decaprenyl-phosphate phosphoribosyltransferase; this translates as MDAAQKFPVEIAVRNPAAIVRLLRPHQWIKNGLVLAALVFSQRLFVLGDALLAALAFVAFCALSSTGYVLNDIADREADRLNPEKCDRPLARGDLSVATARRIALGLGTVALILSILLGPHFLAIAVAYIALQFAYSLWAKGQVVIDVIVVAIGFVMRAFAGGAAIDVTVSPWLAFITFVLALLLVLARRRHELILLGDGADAHRGALSQYSVKLIDQMISIVAAATLVGYMIYTASAEVEAKLGTPHLYLTVPFVAFGILRYLYLIDERNEGGDPARLLLRDRPLMLAVVLWILTDIVLLYF
- a CDS encoding phosphotransferase family protein — encoded protein: MSTSAQEKTGPSATVDLAGLGRFITERKLGDISALRSENISFGHSNEVHLIHFDRHSWALRRPPRGPLLPTAHDVMREARVLEALQNTPVPVPRIYAACDDPSYIGAPFYLMEYVKGEVIRADGKNFASTPEIRRVVSRVMVDLLADLQDVDWRAVGLEGFGRPDGYLERQLQRWVDQLERTLPYTRPLPVMDQVKEWLRAHIPASPTPTIVHGDFKLDNVMWNPATRKVIAVFDWEMSTIGDPLADFGWMLSYWPDPTDTSGGIIASTAAEEGYLSRREMIDLYEQRTGRAMRDFVFYQAFALFKLAIIMEGSYSRFVRGQTDDPLFAGLTERVPALADAAWAVCNSPRV
- a CDS encoding competence protein CoiA, translating into MSDDEWSTVRTNYRSMSLSMRCCSSPAIPKLSSLGTRFFAHKSSGACQTADESPEHLRAKFIVAETARAAGWHASTEEPGSDPDGNPWIADVLCTRDKAKVAFEIQLAEQSLDEYQTRQRRYQRSGIRCLWLTKLRTNGSSIESVPPSKDFPLVLLDVKEPANMTVRIERSEATIPLADFVKGALTGEFFWAEAHSGRVDVELQVASISCWKCHSPIRAIRGYVINNKLVTLVQISDTNAIALFAENLRSQDPRVTPVSKRYSKTSGGRYFAASCPFCQALIGDWFMTADFFTETVDCNYSNCSCPEAGVFGFYLGCHVFEYHPITLSVARRDLAYLPAATWKWRPFTRGATVRMHSKIGQELKSQFDLPNA